The Nitrospirota bacterium DNA segment TGTCAGCGGGCTGCTCGGATTTTGGCAGGAACGGAGCGCGAATCAAGCGGTGACCAGCCTGCTCGCGATCGTACAGGTCAAAGCGGACGTGTTGCGTGATGGGAAACCGATGGCGGTGCCGGTCGACGAAGTCGTGCCGGGGGATGTCGTCCTGCTCAGAGCGGGCGACACGGTTCCAGGCGATTGTCTGCTGCTTGAATCGAAGGATCTGTTCGTAGACGAGGCGACGCTCACGGGCGAGACCTATCCGGTCGAGAAAATCTGCGGGGTCCTGGCGGACGACCTCCCCCTGGCCCAACGGACGAACAGCCTCTTTCTCGGGACCCACGTCGTCAGCGGAAACAGCACGGCGGTCGTGGTGCACATCGGGTTGGACACGGTATTCGGAAAGGTCTCGGGCCGGTTGCAACTCAGGCCTCCGGAGACGGAGTTCGAGCGAGGCATCAGGCAGTTCGGCTATCTGCTCCTGGAAGTGACCGTCGTGTTGGTCGTCGCCATCTTTGCGGTCAACGTCTACCTGGCCAGGCCCGTGCTCGAAGCCTTTCTCTTCTCCCTGGCCCTTGCGGTGGGCCTTACCCCGCAGCTGTTGCCGGCCATCATCAGCATCAATTTGGCCCATGGAGCCAAGCGTATGGCGCAGAAGAAAGTGATCGTCAAGCGATTGGCCTCGATCGAAAACTTCGGCAGCATGACCGTCTTCTGTTCGGACAAGACCGGCACCCTGACCGAAGGGCTCGTCCGGATGAAGGCCGCCTGCGATATCGCAGGCCATCCGAGCGAACGGGTGTTCTTGCATGGCGCGCTGAATGCGAGTTTCGAAACCGGATTTCATAACCCGATCGACGAAGCCATTCGCACCGCTCGACCGTTTGACCTCTCCCCCTATCGGAAATTGGATGAAGAGCCCTACGACTTCGTCCGCAAACGGTTGTCTGTGTTGGTTGCGACGCCGACCGCGCATCTCATGGTGACCAAGGGGGCGCTAGCGAATGTGCTGGCGGTCTGTTCGACCGCCGAGGCTGCGGACGGCAGCTTGGTCGAGTTGGCTGCCGTGCAGGAAATCATTCAATCGCAGATGGCGCAGTGGGCCGGCCAGGGCTGGCGGGTGCTCGGGCTTGCGTCCCGCGAGGTCGGTGCACGAGAGGGTATCACCAAGGACGATGAGGGGGACATGACGTTCATGGGATTCTTGGTGTTCGAAGATCCCATCAAAGCGGAGGTGGTGGAGACAGTCGGTCGTCTGAGGGGCCTGGGCGTCACCTTGAAGATCGTGACCGGCGACAATCGCCTCGTGGCGGCTCATGTCGGGCAGGCGATCGGCTTGTCGAATGGACAAATCTTAACCGGCGAGGATGTGCGGCAGATGAGCGACGAAGCGTTGGTGTCGCGCGTGAATGACGTCCATGTGTTTGCCGAGGTCGAGCCGAATCAAAAAGAACGGATCATCCTGGCCTTGAAGAAGGCAGGTCACGTCG contains these protein-coding regions:
- the mgtA gene encoding magnesium-translocating P-type ATPase, whose protein sequence is MSQPFTFWNRSPAEVLQQLETVPQGLSGDEARRRHLRDAHLLLKPKSRLSTCELLFRQFTSPIILILLVAAGLAFFLADQSDTAIILMIVLVSGLLGFWQERSANQAVTSLLAIVQVKADVLRDGKPMAVPVDEVVPGDVVLLRAGDTVPGDCLLLESKDLFVDEATLTGETYPVEKICGVLADDLPLAQRTNSLFLGTHVVSGNSTAVVVHIGLDTVFGKVSGRLQLRPPETEFERGIRQFGYLLLEVTVVLVVAIFAVNVYLARPVLEAFLFSLALAVGLTPQLLPAIISINLAHGAKRMAQKKVIVKRLASIENFGSMTVFCSDKTGTLTEGLVRMKAACDIAGHPSERVFLHGALNASFETGFHNPIDEAIRTARPFDLSPYRKLDEEPYDFVRKRLSVLVATPTAHLMVTKGALANVLAVCSTAEAADGSLVELAAVQEIIQSQMAQWAGQGWRVLGLASREVGAREGITKDDEGDMTFMGFLVFEDPIKAEVVETVGRLRGLGVTLKIVTGDNRLVAAHVGQAIGLSNGQILTGEDVRQMSDEALVSRVNDVHVFAEVEPNQKERIILALKKAGHVVGYGGDGINDASALHAADVGVSVESAVDVAKEAADIVLLEKDLSILVEGVQEGRKTFANTLKYVFMATSANFGNMFSMAGASLFLSFLPLLPKQILLTNLLTDIPEMTIAGDRVDEELIDRPRRWNIAFIRKFMLTFGLVSSIFDYLTFGVLLWFLHAGVEEFRTGWFMESVISASVIVLVVRSRRPFMRSMPSRGLLAATLAVVGLTLLLPYTPLRGPLGFVPLPASFLAALLCIVIAYVGAAEFAKKIFYRHVLY